From the genome of Candidatus Eisenbacteria bacterium, one region includes:
- the rimO gene encoding 30S ribosomal protein S12 methylthiotransferase RimO → MLPRGAAPGPPRGAGRGRPARRRQGPRGVRDRAGARGPPRAGLRGGERHVIQPIAFAPPRPAGKEAPARVALVTLGCAKNLVDSEIMAGLMARGGFVLTANPADADVAVVNTCAFIGPSQKESIDRILELAALKREGVLRGLIVAGCLAQRYQSELLREIPEVDAVVGTGQVDAIARVAHRVRHGGAAILEVGPPGTAVDLASHRAVSTPRHLAYLRIADGCDFRCTFCIIPKLRGDLRSRPFESVLEEAHRLAEGGVKELLLIAQDSTSYGEDIYGTARLPELLRGLAAIDGIEWLRVHYTHPKTWSEELIRVFEEEPKVCRYVDIPLQHVTDRMLRRMRREVVAVEQERLIETLRRRLPEIAIRTHFIVGFPGETEEDFEALLEAVGRESYDHVGCFAYSREDGTPAGRMGEQVPERTKLERRRRLMAAQRDLAARVWGRWVGRTVDVRIDGAVPSRAGSFIGRVEQQGYEVDGVTRVRAVRGAPEPRAGERTRVRIVRARHYDLEAEVTG, encoded by the coding sequence ATACTCCCGCGCGGCGCGGCTCCTGGACCTCCTCGAGGAGCGGGGCGTGGTCGGCCCGCCCGACGGCGCCAAGGGCCGCGAGGTGTTCGTGACCGAGCAGGAGCTCGAGGCCCGCCGCGCGCGGGGCTCCGAGGTGGAGAGCGGCACGTGATCCAACCGATCGCGTTCGCGCCGCCGCGGCCGGCCGGGAAGGAAGCCCCTGCGCGGGTCGCGCTCGTGACCTTAGGCTGCGCGAAGAACCTCGTCGACTCCGAGATCATGGCGGGGCTCATGGCGCGGGGCGGGTTCGTCCTGACCGCGAACCCCGCGGACGCGGACGTCGCGGTCGTGAACACCTGCGCGTTCATCGGGCCGTCGCAGAAGGAGTCGATCGACCGGATCCTCGAGCTCGCCGCCCTGAAGCGCGAAGGAGTTCTGCGGGGGCTCATCGTGGCGGGCTGTCTCGCGCAGCGCTACCAGTCGGAGCTGCTCCGGGAAATTCCGGAAGTCGACGCGGTCGTGGGAACGGGGCAGGTCGATGCCATCGCGCGCGTCGCCCATCGCGTCCGCCATGGTGGGGCCGCGATTCTCGAGGTGGGCCCGCCGGGTACGGCGGTCGACCTCGCGTCGCACCGCGCCGTCTCCACGCCGCGCCACCTCGCCTACCTCCGGATCGCGGACGGCTGCGATTTCCGCTGCACGTTCTGCATCATCCCCAAGCTGCGGGGCGACCTGCGGAGCCGGCCGTTCGAATCGGTCCTCGAGGAGGCCCACCGCCTCGCGGAAGGCGGGGTGAAGGAGCTCCTCCTGATCGCCCAGGACTCCACGTCCTACGGAGAGGACATCTACGGGACGGCTCGGCTGCCGGAGCTTCTCCGTGGCCTCGCGGCGATCGACGGGATCGAGTGGCTGCGCGTCCACTACACGCACCCGAAGACGTGGAGCGAAGAGCTGATTCGGGTGTTTGAAGAGGAGCCGAAGGTTTGCCGCTACGTCGACATCCCGCTCCAGCATGTGACCGACCGGATGCTCCGCCGGATGCGGCGGGAGGTCGTCGCGGTAGAGCAGGAGCGGCTCATCGAAACCCTTCGGCGGCGGCTTCCCGAGATCGCCATCCGGACGCATTTCATCGTCGGCTTTCCGGGAGAGACGGAGGAGGACTTCGAGGCGCTCCTCGAGGCGGTCGGCCGGGAGTCGTACGACCACGTCGGGTGCTTCGCGTACTCGCGAGAAGACGGTACGCCGGCCGGGCGCATGGGCGAGCAGGTGCCGGAGCGGACCAAGCTCGAGCGCCGGCGTCGGCTCATGGCGGCCCAGCGCGATCTGGCGGCCCGGGTCTGGGGACGCTGGGTGGGGCGAACCGTGGATGTTCGGATCGATGGAGCCGTGCCGTCGCGCGCGGGGAGCTTCATCGGCCGAGTGGAGCAGCAGGGCTACGAAGTGGACGGCGTGACGCGCGTGCGCGCGGTCCGCGGAGCGCCCGAGCCCAGGGCGGGGGAACGGACGCGCGTCCGCATCGTGCGGGCGCGGCACTACGATCTCGAGGCGGAGGTGACGGGGTGA
- a CDS encoding tetratricopeptide repeat protein yields the protein MSVAAKQHQVLARDYFGKGLYPQAVGEIREAIKLNPEFPDLHNQLGLALSMNGDRETAVAEFQRALHLNPHYVEARLNLAIILNDLGRYEDALREFHSERLDDPDHENLSPEVRSHLAEAHTLLGDTYRNLGLAVDASQEYRKALRHAPQFLDIKNKLGAVYAEMGLYQDAETVLAEALAQNQRYVDARITLGVVYLKSGRLARAREEWERCLLENKDDVRARSYIDMLEREEEAADDPRGQ from the coding sequence ATGAGCGTGGCTGCCAAGCAGCACCAGGTCTTGGCTCGGGACTATTTCGGCAAGGGCCTCTATCCCCAGGCGGTGGGCGAGATCCGCGAGGCGATCAAGCTCAATCCGGAGTTCCCGGATCTCCACAACCAGCTGGGGCTCGCCCTCAGCATGAACGGCGACCGGGAGACCGCGGTCGCGGAGTTCCAGCGCGCGCTCCACTTGAATCCGCACTACGTGGAGGCACGCCTGAACCTCGCGATCATCCTGAACGACCTGGGGCGCTACGAGGACGCGCTCCGGGAGTTTCACTCGGAGCGCCTGGACGATCCCGATCACGAAAACCTCTCGCCGGAGGTTCGGTCCCACCTGGCGGAAGCTCACACGCTCCTGGGCGACACGTACCGGAACCTCGGCCTCGCCGTCGACGCTTCGCAGGAATACCGGAAGGCGCTCCGTCACGCGCCTCAATTCCTCGACATCAAGAACAAGCTCGGCGCGGTCTACGCCGAGATGGGGCTCTATCAGGACGCCGAGACCGTGCTGGCCGAGGCCCTGGCGCAGAATCAGCGCTACGTCGACGCACGGATCACCCTCGGGGTGGTCTACTTGAAGTCGGGGCGCCTCGCCCGCGCCCGCGAAGAATGGGAGCGCTGCCTCCTCGAGAACAAGGACGACGTCCGGGCCCGCTCGTACATCGACATGCTGGAGCGCGAGGAGGAAGCCGCGGACGATCCGCGGGGCCAATGA
- the bamD gene encoding outer membrane protein assembly factor BamD, giving the protein MGALPPREQGRRPGPLVHRHAGARGGSRGRSAGPMIRYAARRALARAGVAALLVLASGCGGSLREAAVGGVASFDRGKEEFDRGQWLDAIADFKAYVEQFPGTEKTDDALFYLGEAYFRTKDYALASGQYDRLIRDFPGSPLHPDALFQLARCDDLQSRPAPLDQAETIRSISRYKEFLELYPEHKRAAEAKLRLEALTDRLAEKRWRNGRLYFRLRHYDAAEYYFRSVIQNYPASSWASESQLFLADVLVRKKKRAEAVTVLRAVEESVASADVKARAQKRLRELEGAKE; this is encoded by the coding sequence ATGGGAGCGCTGCCTCCTCGAGAACAAGGACGACGTCCGGGCCCGCTCGTACATCGACATGCTGGAGCGCGAGGAGGAAGCCGCGGACGATCCGCGGGGCCAATGATCCGATACGCGGCGCGCCGAGCCCTGGCGAGAGCCGGGGTCGCGGCGCTCCTTGTGCTCGCGTCCGGTTGCGGGGGGTCGCTCCGCGAGGCGGCGGTCGGCGGCGTCGCCAGCTTCGACCGCGGCAAGGAGGAGTTCGACCGAGGCCAGTGGCTGGACGCGATCGCCGACTTCAAGGCGTACGTCGAGCAGTTTCCCGGCACCGAGAAGACGGACGACGCTCTCTTCTACCTGGGTGAAGCCTATTTCCGGACGAAGGACTACGCGCTGGCGTCCGGACAGTACGACCGGCTGATCCGCGATTTCCCCGGATCGCCCCTCCATCCCGACGCGCTCTTCCAGCTCGCGCGCTGCGACGATCTGCAGTCCCGCCCGGCGCCCCTCGACCAGGCCGAGACCATCCGCTCGATATCGCGCTACAAGGAATTTCTCGAGCTCTACCCGGAGCACAAGCGCGCCGCCGAGGCCAAGCTTCGCCTCGAAGCGTTGACCGACCGTCTCGCGGAGAAGCGTTGGCGGAACGGCCGCCTCTACTTCCGCCTGCGACACTACGATGCCGCCGAATACTACTTCCGGAGCGTGATCCAGAATTACCCCGCGTCGTCGTGGGCCAGCGAGTCGCAGCTCTTCCTGGCCGACGTACTCGTGCGGAAGAAGAAGCGCGCCGAAGCGGTTACGGTGCTCCGCGCGGTCGAGGAGAGCGTCGCCTCCGCCGATGTGAAGGCCCGCGCCCAGAAGCGCCTGCGGGAGCTCGAGGGAGCGAAGGAGTGA
- a CDS encoding nicotinate-nucleotide adenylyltransferase, with the protein MGQRVAALPGRRTRAEEEARRSGYGAPRGRGERRLRRCEGPRPEAPAGARGSEGVTRRPARTGIFGGTFDPIHVGHLIMADEVMSRLKLQRLLFMPASRPAHKRSRALTSVEDRIAMLRLAIRGHQGFAVSRIEADGSGVSFTARTLETLAAKLPGELYFIMGQDSLEEFHTWKDPERITRLARLVVLPRGDHDLPSLDPSLRRRVVFLRPPRIGISSTEIRRRIRRGLPVRYWIPDAVLSYVTRHGLYGIRRRG; encoded by the coding sequence GTGGGCCAGCGAGTCGCAGCTCTTCCTGGCCGACGTACTCGTGCGGAAGAAGAAGCGCGCCGAAGCGGTTACGGTGCTCCGCGCGGTCGAGGAGAGCGTCGCCTCCGCCGATGTGAAGGCCCGCGCCCAGAAGCGCCTGCGGGAGCTCGAGGGAGCGAAGGAGTGACGCGCCGTCCGGCGCGCACGGGCATCTTCGGCGGGACGTTCGATCCGATTCATGTGGGGCACCTCATCATGGCGGACGAGGTCATGTCCCGCCTCAAGCTCCAACGGCTCCTCTTCATGCCCGCCTCCCGCCCCGCCCACAAGCGCTCGCGAGCCCTGACGAGCGTCGAGGACCGGATCGCGATGCTTCGGCTCGCCATCCGCGGACACCAAGGCTTCGCGGTGTCGCGGATCGAGGCCGACGGCTCGGGCGTCTCGTTCACGGCGCGGACTCTCGAGACCCTCGCGGCGAAGCTGCCCGGGGAGCTCTACTTCATCATGGGCCAGGACAGCCTGGAGGAGTTTCACACCTGGAAGGATCCCGAGCGGATCACCCGCCTCGCGCGCCTGGTCGTGCTTCCAAGGGGCGACCACGATCTCCCGTCCCTCGATCCGTCGCTTCGCCGCAGGGTCGTCTTTCTTAGGCCGCCCCGAATCGGCATCTCCTCCACCGAGATTCGACGCCGGATTCGCCGCGGGCTCCCGGTCCGCTATTGGATTCCCGATGCGGTCCTAAGCTACGTGACGCGCCATGGTCTCTACGGAATCCGCCGGCGCGGCTAA
- a CDS encoding DNA polymerase I, with the protein MRPVPTSIRITCARRSVPSSIHLGPSASRRTRRASRRACRTGCSRRSCLFWTQSIRTGSPSCSTPPRRRLDALAASRLGLQKITTESLIGSGRDQVTMAQLPVDRVAEYAAEDADACLRLEPVLRKEMEATGVLPLFSEVEMPLVGVLTRMERAGVKIDTPLLESMSADLGRELAGLEEQIQEAAGVPFNVNSTRQVAEVLFERLKLPKGKRTKDGYSTDVEVLEQLAPLHPLPKLLLAHRQFQKLKTTYVDSLPRLVNPETGRVHTTFHQTVASTGRLSASDPSLQNIPIRTEEGRAIRRAFVAEGERGLLASFDYSQVELRLLAHLSHDPVLTEAFRTGGDVHATTASRLFGLAPEAVTPGQRAQAKVVNFGILYGMGPARLARELSLSRALAAAFIEEYKRTLSGVAAYLDQVLETARRTGYVETILKRRRPLPGLRAEGARRADAERAAINAPIQGSAADLVKVAMVKIDSLLAEQGYRTRLILQLHDELLFETDEDEIGAASSIIREVMEHAIPLRVPLVVHQGQGRTWADAHA; encoded by the coding sequence ATGAGGCCGGTCCCAACCTCGATCCGGATCACGTGCGCGCGGCGCTCCGTCCCTTCTTCGATTCACCTCGGGCCCAGCGCGTCGCGCAGAACGCGAAGGGCGAGCCGACGAGCGTGCCGTACGGGGTGCTCCAGACGCTCGTGCCTCTTCTGGACTCAAAGCATCCGGACCGGGTCGCCGTCGTGTTCGACACCGCCGCGCCGACGTCTGGACGCGCTTGCCGCCTCCCGCCTGGGTCTTCAGAAGATCACGACGGAGTCGCTCATCGGCTCGGGCCGGGACCAGGTGACGATGGCCCAACTTCCGGTCGATCGGGTCGCCGAGTACGCCGCCGAGGATGCCGACGCCTGCCTCCGCCTGGAGCCGGTCCTCCGCAAGGAGATGGAAGCGACCGGCGTCCTCCCGCTCTTCAGCGAGGTGGAGATGCCGCTGGTCGGCGTGCTCACGCGGATGGAGCGCGCCGGCGTGAAGATCGACACGCCGCTCCTCGAGTCGATGTCGGCCGATCTGGGCCGCGAGCTCGCGGGCCTGGAAGAGCAGATTCAGGAAGCAGCGGGGGTTCCGTTCAACGTGAACTCGACGCGGCAGGTCGCGGAGGTCCTCTTCGAGCGCCTCAAGCTCCCCAAGGGCAAGCGGACGAAGGACGGGTACTCGACCGACGTGGAGGTGCTGGAGCAGCTGGCCCCTCTCCACCCGCTCCCCAAGCTTCTCCTGGCCCACCGCCAATTTCAGAAGCTGAAGACCACCTACGTGGACTCCCTTCCGCGCCTGGTGAATCCCGAGACGGGGAGGGTGCACACCACCTTCCATCAAACGGTCGCCTCGACGGGGCGGCTGAGCGCGAGCGACCCAAGTCTCCAGAACATCCCGATCCGCACCGAGGAGGGGCGGGCCATCCGGCGCGCGTTCGTCGCGGAGGGGGAGCGCGGGCTCCTGGCATCCTTCGACTACTCGCAGGTGGAGCTTCGTCTCCTGGCCCACCTCTCCCACGATCCGGTCTTGACCGAGGCGTTTCGCACCGGGGGCGACGTCCACGCGACGACCGCGTCGCGCCTCTTTGGGCTCGCGCCGGAGGCGGTCACGCCCGGGCAGCGCGCCCAGGCGAAGGTCGTGAACTTCGGGATTCTGTATGGGATGGGGCCCGCCCGCCTCGCGCGCGAGCTCTCCTTGTCCCGGGCACTCGCCGCCGCCTTCATCGAGGAGTACAAGCGGACGCTCTCGGGCGTGGCCGCGTACCTCGATCAGGTGCTCGAAACGGCGCGCCGGACCGGATACGTCGAGACCATCCTGAAGCGCCGCCGCCCGCTTCCTGGGCTCCGGGCGGAAGGGGCCCGTCGGGCCGACGCGGAGCGCGCCGCGATCAACGCGCCGATCCAGGGCTCGGCCGCGGATCTGGTCAAGGTGGCGATGGTCAAGATCGACTCGCTTCTCGCGGAGCAGGGGTACCGCACGCGACTCATCCTCCAGCTGCACGACGAGCTCCTCTTCGAGACCGACGAGGACGAGATCGGGGCGGCGTCGTCGATCATCCGGGAGGTGATGGAGCACGCGATCCCGCTCCGCGTGCCCCTCGTGGTGCACCAGGGGCAGGGGCGCACGTGGGCCGACGCCCATGCGTGA
- the coaE gene encoding dephospho-CoA kinase, which translates to MVRIGVTGRMGSGKSTVARRFQEKGATLVDGDTLGWEVLRLPDVREAIAASMGPDVIDRGGQVDRARLGRVVFRDPGAMERLNGIVQPVLLRRVREVLEAPGQGVLVLDAAVLPAWRLEPELDGVIEVVASEDTRVRRIRAARGFTDQEARERIQGQKLPPIRGARRQWRIENEGDRAELNRRADAIWEEIESLGRSGESGSPA; encoded by the coding sequence ATGGTCCGGATCGGCGTGACCGGGCGCATGGGCTCGGGGAAGTCGACGGTGGCGCGGCGCTTCCAGGAGAAGGGGGCGACGCTGGTCGACGGCGACACGCTGGGCTGGGAGGTTCTCCGCCTCCCGGACGTGAGGGAAGCGATCGCGGCCTCGATGGGGCCGGATGTCATCGATCGCGGAGGGCAGGTCGATCGGGCGCGACTCGGTCGAGTGGTCTTTCGCGATCCGGGAGCGATGGAGCGGCTGAACGGGATCGTCCAGCCGGTTCTGCTTCGGCGCGTTCGAGAGGTGTTGGAGGCGCCGGGGCAGGGGGTGCTGGTCCTCGACGCGGCCGTGCTTCCGGCTTGGCGTTTGGAGCCGGAGCTGGACGGCGTCATCGAGGTGGTCGCCTCCGAGGATACCCGGGTGCGGCGGATTCGCGCCGCGCGAGGATTCACGGATCAGGAGGCGCGCGAGCGCATCCAAGGACAGAAGCTGCCCCCGATCCGCGGGGCGCGGCGGCAGTGGCGGATCGAGAACGAAGGGGATCGCGCCGAGCTGAATCGGCGCGCGGACGCGATCTGGGAAGAGATCGAGAGCCTGGGACGCTCGGGCGAGAGCGGCTCTCCGGCTTGA
- a CDS encoding peptide chain release factor 2 (programmed frameshift) translates to METRRRLEDGRQILAELRSYLDIEQREARARELEGKMAEPGFWEDPEKAQKVVADLKALRRIYEPYQELLRQIDDAEGMAALVAQEPDESIAAELEEQSKSLLPRIHALEMRSLLSEESDAHGAIVTIHPGAGGTESQDWAEMLFRMYTRYVERRGWSTQVLDLQPGDEAGIKDATIQVDGDFAYGYLKAERGVHRLVRISPYDAQHRRHTSFASVFVFPQVGEDTKIDIKESEIRIDTFRAGGAGGQHVNKTESAIRITHLPTGLVVQCQNERSQHRNRDSALKVLTARLYAMRLEEDREKLNSLGGGKKDIAWGNQIRSYVFQPYTQVKDHRTDVVVTDVQSVMDGDLDPFIDAYLRLKEPK, encoded by the exons ATGGAGACGCGAAGGCGCCTTGAGGACGGCCGCCAGATTCTGGCGGAGCTCCGGAGCTATCTT GACATCGAGCAGCGCGAAGCGCGCGCCCGGGAGCTCGAGGGCAAGATGGCGGAGCCGGGCTTCTGGGAGGATCCGGAGAAGGCGCAGAAGGTCGTAGCCGATCTCAAGGCGCTCCGCCGCATCTACGAACCCTACCAGGAACTCCTGCGGCAGATCGACGACGCGGAGGGGATGGCGGCGCTCGTGGCGCAGGAGCCCGACGAGTCGATCGCGGCGGAGCTGGAGGAGCAGTCGAAGAGTCTCCTTCCTCGAATCCACGCCCTCGAGATGCGGAGCCTTCTCTCCGAGGAGAGCGACGCGCACGGCGCCATCGTGACGATCCATCCGGGCGCCGGCGGGACTGAATCCCAGGACTGGGCCGAGATGCTCTTCCGGATGTACACCCGTTACGTGGAGCGGAGGGGCTGGAGCACGCAGGTGCTCGACCTGCAGCCGGGGGACGAGGCGGGGATCAAGGACGCCACGATTCAGGTGGACGGCGACTTCGCCTACGGCTACCTGAAGGCGGAGCGCGGTGTCCACCGCCTGGTGCGAATCTCGCCGTACGACGCCCAACACCGCCGGCATACCTCCTTCGCTTCGGTGTTCGTGTTTCCCCAGGTGGGAGAGGACACGAAGATCGACATCAAGGAGAGCGAGATTCGGATCGACACCTTCCGCGCCGGCGGGGCGGGAGGCCAGCACGTGAACAAGACCGAGTCCGCGATACGCATCACGCACCTCCCGACCGGCCTCGTGGTTCAGTGTCAGAACGAGCGCTCGCAGCACCGAAACCGGGACTCGGCCCTCAAGGTGCTCACGGCGCGCCTCTACGCCATGCGTCTCGAGGAGGACCGCGAGAAATTGAACTCGCTCGGCGGCGGGAAGAAGGACATCGCGTGGGGGAACCAGATCCGGTCGTACGTCTTCCAGCCCTACACCCAGGTCAAGGACCACAGGACGGACGTCGTCGTGACCGACGTGCAGTCGGTCATGGACGGCGACCTCGATCCATTCATCGACGCCTATCTGAGGCTGAAGGAGCCCAAGTGA
- a CDS encoding phosphomannomutase/phosphoglucomutase, which yields MNPEIFREYDIRGIADRELTDDVVHSVGRAFAQRMREQGKSRIAVGRDVRLSSHRIRTALIEGLRDQGATVLDVGMVPTPALYFAVLHLKADGGVMVTGSHNPIEYNGLKLSDGVQSLHGEDIQEIRERTGSAGVLAERGTVEEVSVDEAYLSDLVARVGQVGPLNVTCDPGNGAASILGPRFLRAIGCRVDAIFAEPDGRFPNHLPDPTVPELVRALAERVRSTRADIGIGFDGDADRVGAVDEQGRLLFGDQTLALYAADVLAKMPGSPIVFEVKCSQGLVEWVEAKGGKPIMWKAGHSLIKAKMRELNAPLGGEMSGHMFFADEFYGYDDALYAAGRLLRILARSGGKKLSSLVDALPQSRYFATPEIRLGCTDAAKFAIVDAVREHYRAQHEVLDVDGARVQFGDGWGLIRASNTQPVLVVRFEARSRERLQAISRDVYEVLSRYPEVTIPALHV from the coding sequence GTGAACCCCGAGATCTTCCGCGAATACGATATCCGCGGCATTGCCGATCGCGAGCTGACCGACGACGTGGTCCATTCCGTTGGCCGCGCGTTCGCGCAGCGCATGCGGGAGCAGGGAAAGAGTCGAATCGCCGTCGGACGGGACGTCCGGCTTTCCTCGCACCGGATCCGCACGGCGCTGATCGAGGGGCTCCGGGATCAGGGAGCTACCGTCCTCGATGTGGGCATGGTCCCCACCCCGGCGCTCTATTTCGCGGTCCTCCATCTGAAGGCGGACGGTGGGGTGATGGTGACGGGCAGCCACAATCCGATCGAGTACAACGGGCTCAAGCTCTCGGACGGCGTCCAGTCACTCCACGGCGAGGATATCCAGGAGATCCGCGAACGGACGGGGTCGGCGGGGGTCCTCGCGGAGCGCGGCACGGTCGAGGAGGTCTCCGTCGATGAGGCGTACCTTTCGGACCTGGTCGCGCGCGTCGGCCAGGTCGGGCCTTTGAACGTGACCTGCGATCCCGGGAACGGGGCAGCCAGCATCCTGGGGCCGCGCTTCCTGCGCGCGATCGGGTGCCGGGTGGACGCCATCTTCGCGGAGCCCGACGGCCGCTTCCCGAATCACCTTCCCGACCCCACGGTGCCCGAGCTGGTTCGCGCCCTCGCGGAGCGGGTCCGGTCGACCCGGGCCGACATTGGTATTGGGTTCGACGGGGACGCGGACCGCGTCGGAGCGGTGGACGAGCAGGGACGGCTCCTGTTCGGGGACCAGACGCTCGCGCTCTATGCGGCGGACGTTCTCGCGAAGATGCCCGGGAGCCCGATCGTCTTCGAGGTCAAATGCTCCCAAGGCCTCGTGGAATGGGTCGAGGCCAAGGGGGGGAAGCCGATCATGTGGAAGGCGGGCCACTCCCTCATCAAGGCGAAGATGCGTGAGCTGAACGCCCCGCTCGGGGGCGAGATGTCGGGGCACATGTTCTTCGCGGACGAGTTCTACGGCTACGACGACGCGCTCTACGCCGCCGGCCGCCTGCTCCGGATCCTCGCGAGGTCGGGCGGGAAGAAGCTCTCCTCGCTGGTGGACGCCCTGCCGCAGTCGCGCTATTTCGCCACGCCCGAGATCCGCCTGGGCTGTACCGACGCCGCCAAATTTGCTATCGTAGACGCGGTGCGCGAGCACTACCGCGCCCAGCACGAGGTGCTGGATGTGGACGGAGCCAGAGTCCAATTCGGCGACGGCTGGGGCCTGATCCGGGCTTCCAACACGCAGCCCGTGCTGGTCGTCCGATTCGAGGCGAGGAGCCGGGAGCGCCTGCAAGCGATCTCCCGCGACGTGTATGAAGTTTTGTCTCGTTACCCCGAGGTGACGATCCCCGCGCTCCACGTCTGA
- a CDS encoding DUF1957 domain-containing protein, with amino-acid sequence MSSLDRLAVAPAPGATGAEHRPRRYGEDRLHLLVRDPRCVFVTWEISPALAALASERAREERAPIRYQIRVERIEGKEAATKARASAAGEPVAGEAVATVDLPNALGDDGWYVDLPTSGGNVRAVLGVALPSGFHTLLFSRWAAVPPEGPSLEEGRLDANVSAAETAPISNPDRSGYLSILLHAHLPFIRHPEYEDSLEERWLDEALIESYLPLLRMLEGRAERRAPGRITISLSPTLLAMLEDPLLRRRFAKRLEQLTTLADRDVARYRGDSRFGPLAEHYAERFRAARVQYEERYRRDVAAAFREVEASGVARLITCGATHGFLPLMDLREPSWRAQLGAAVREFERQIGHRPEGMWLPECGYAPGVEAVLAELGVRYFAVDSHAIEHARPRPGAGTYAPLHVGAGVFAIGRDAESSRQVWSSTEGYPGDPDYREYYRDQGFDLPLEEVREFLPSGGTRTHLGLKYHRITDRRFPHREPYDPETALERVRAHAAHFVRGREEQARGAARGIGQAAFMLAPYDAELFGHWWYEGPEWLDLVLDGIGASDVLDATDPLDAIRRLPRVHAGSPHLSSWGEGGYCAVWLDPVNDWIYKPLLRAAETMRVLAKEGDRGEPARARALKQAGRELLLAQASDWAFIMKTGTLVPYARRRTEEHLDRFERLATALRGGTIDEAEVAGMEERYGLFPDLDPGLFA; translated from the coding sequence GTGAGCTCCCTCGATCGGCTGGCCGTGGCGCCTGCCCCCGGCGCGACCGGTGCCGAGCATCGGCCCCGGCGGTACGGCGAGGACCGCCTCCACCTTCTCGTCCGCGACCCGCGGTGCGTCTTTGTGACCTGGGAGATCTCTCCGGCGCTCGCGGCGCTCGCCTCGGAGCGGGCGCGCGAGGAGAGGGCGCCCATCCGGTATCAGATCCGCGTCGAGCGGATCGAGGGCAAGGAAGCGGCAACCAAGGCCAGGGCATCGGCGGCCGGGGAACCAGTGGCCGGGGAAGCAGTGGCCACGGTCGACCTCCCGAACGCGCTCGGGGACGACGGCTGGTACGTCGATCTTCCGACCTCGGGGGGAAACGTCCGCGCCGTGCTGGGGGTTGCTCTCCCGAGCGGCTTTCATACGCTCCTCTTCTCGCGGTGGGCGGCGGTGCCGCCCGAGGGCCCGAGCCTCGAGGAAGGGCGCTTGGACGCGAACGTCTCGGCGGCGGAGACGGCGCCAATCTCGAATCCCGACCGTTCCGGATATCTTTCAATCCTGCTCCACGCGCACTTGCCGTTCATCCGGCATCCCGAATACGAGGACTCGCTCGAAGAGCGCTGGCTGGACGAAGCGCTCATCGAAAGCTATCTCCCGCTCCTCCGCATGCTCGAAGGCCGCGCCGAGAGGCGCGCGCCGGGGCGGATCACCATCTCGCTCTCCCCGACCCTTCTCGCGATGCTCGAAGATCCGCTCCTTCGCCGGCGATTCGCGAAGCGGCTGGAGCAGCTCACCACGCTCGCCGATCGGGACGTAGCCCGCTATCGGGGCGATTCCCGATTCGGTCCGCTGGCCGAGCACTACGCCGAACGCTTCCGCGCCGCCCGCGTTCAGTACGAGGAGCGCTATCGCCGCGATGTCGCGGCCGCATTCCGGGAGGTGGAGGCGAGCGGCGTCGCGCGCCTCATCACGTGCGGGGCGACGCACGGCTTCCTTCCGCTCATGGATCTGCGCGAGCCGTCCTGGCGCGCGCAGCTCGGCGCCGCGGTCCGTGAGTTCGAGCGCCAGATCGGGCACCGCCCCGAGGGGATGTGGCTTCCCGAGTGCGGTTACGCACCGGGCGTGGAAGCGGTCCTGGCGGAACTCGGCGTCCGCTATTTCGCCGTCGACTCCCACGCGATCGAGCACGCGCGCCCGCGGCCGGGGGCGGGGACCTACGCGCCGCTCCATGTCGGGGCCGGCGTCTTCGCCATCGGGCGCGATGCCGAGTCATCGCGGCAGGTCTGGTCTTCGACGGAGGGTTATCCGGGCGACCCTGACTACCGCGAGTACTACCGCGACCAGGGATTCGATCTGCCGCTGGAGGAGGTCCGAGAGTTTCTTCCGTCGGGGGGGACCCGGACCCACCTCGGGCTCAAGTACCACCGGATCACCGACCGGCGATTTCCTCACCGCGAGCCGTACGATCCCGAGACGGCGCTCGAGCGCGTTCGAGCGCACGCGGCGCACTTCGTCCGCGGCCGCGAAGAGCAGGCGCGGGGCGCGGCCCGGGGCATCGGGCAGGCCGCCTTCATGCTGGCCCCCTACGACGCGGAGCTGTTCGGGCACTGGTGGTACGAAGGGCCGGAGTGGCTGGACCTGGTGCTCGACGGGATCGGGGCCTCCGACGTGCTGGACGCCACGGATCCCCTCGATGCGATTCGGCGGCTGCCCCGGGTCCACGCGGGGAGCCCTCACCTGTCAAGCTGGGGAGAGGGAGGCTACTGCGCGGTCTGGCTCGACCCAGTCAACGACTGGATCTATAAGCCGCTTCTTCGCGCGGCCGAGACGATGCGGGTCCTGGCCAAGGAGGGCGACCGTGGGGAACCGGCCAGAGCGCGCGCGCTCAAGCAGGCGGGACGCGAGCTCCTCCTCGCTCAGGCCAGCGATTGGGCCTTCATCATGAAGACGGGGACGCTCGTCCCGTACGCCCGCCGGCGCACGGAGGAGCACCTCGACCGGTTCGAGAGGCTGGCGACGGCGCTCCGCGGGGGAACGATCGACGAGGCGGAAGTCGCTGGAATGGAAGAGCGGTACGGCCTTTTTCCGGATCTAGACCCCGGGCTTTTCGCTTGA